DNA sequence from the Candoia aspera isolate rCanAsp1 chromosome 10, rCanAsp1.hap2, whole genome shotgun sequence genome:
tttgCACATAACCCACACAAACTATTCCTTTCCTTCTGCTCCAGGTCAATCCAATGTCAAATACTGGTTTAGATTTTCAAAAGTGCTGGGAAGTGTGTGATTGTTATCTTTTGGGGCAATTTGTAAGAATAATAATTGTTCAAGGACTAAGCGATGAAATGGCCTTGTTAATACTGTTTCTATTTTGCAGAAAaagaagtggttaaggcaccaggctagaaactgggaaactgtgagttcaagtcccaccttaggcatttgggccagtccctctctctcagcctcaggaaAGGGGCAATGGCAAAatgcttccaaaatcttgccaaaaaaactgcagggacttgtccaggggtCAACAATGACTCCTGAAGGCACCCCTCctccaaaaaaaattttttgcacAGAACTCTGGATTAATATGGGAAGAATAGGTGAACAATGAGACTAGGATTTTGCAGAGCTGCGGTAAAAAATTATTTACTGATTAACATTTCTATGCCCCTCTGCTCCCAACAGCTCAGAGCCATGAACAGAgaaaaaagcagattaaaaacaGGACAATCTTCAAACGAATGCATTATAATGACGCTGATCCATATGGGTAGATACCAACACTTGACACCTCCAAATACTCTCACCAAGTTTTTGCATGTGAGGTGCCACCATTGAGGAAGCCCTGCCACAGGGTCCTTGCAGATGAAACTCCCTTGGATCTTCAGATCAAGCCTCCTCCCAGATCCTGCTGGACAGGATTTGGTGGTAAGAAACTTATTGGAGCATTAGGAAAAATGTTGCAAGAATGAGCTGCTACGTTAGCCTGCCGCCTTGTATGTTTTAGGCCTTACAGTGCatggcagtcctcatttagcaaccacaattgggaccggcagttcaatcactaagcaaagcagctGCTCAGTGAAATCGCAACTGAGTTTATAATCTTACTTcaactttgctttacagacctgcgaaggtcataaatgcaaggattggtcgcaaagttactttttcaacaccttcgtaactgcaaacggtcactaaacaaggcagctgCTAAACAAGGCCTAGCTGTACATGGATAAGTGAACAGTCCAAAAATACCTAGGGATATAGCTGAAACTGGAGACACAGAAGCGAGTTCATGAAAAACTTAGGCAAATGATGTGTAAACCATTTCGACTTCCTAAATTGAAGTATGATACATTCATAATTAATAATGAGAACACCATGAATAAATCAAAAAGCAAAGCAGTGTTCACTTACAAGCATTCAGGCCTCTATAAACTATTTAAAACCAAGCTGAACTGTGCAAGCACATTGATGCTGCAACTTCAGAACGTGCAAATCACAAAGGGCTTAACCTGTGGCCAGAGACGCAGCACCCTGGAAATAAAATATCGTTTAATTATTGGGAAGTGTGCATGCAGTTTCAGCcatcattctttaaaaaatgtttactaTTACTCCACCCTTACACCAATTTTTGAAAGTCAGTTGCTTTCCCTTGTTCTTCCTCAATCTATTGGATCCCAGTTCTTTTTCATCACTCTTCTTTTATTCAAaccttttattccattttttagaGGCAGCAGTGatgtctaagtcagtgtttctcaaccttggcagctttaagatgggtggacttcaactcccagaattccccagccaattctcCAGAACTCCCAcaccggctggggaattctgggagtagaagtccacccaaggttgagaaacactggtcctaGTAGATGGCAAAGGGAACACCCCCGGGTTATATATTTCTCTGTTGCCTTGCTTTtttctaaaattcttttaaacCAGTTAATGggttaatatatactgtattttaaaagcatcaacatttttatatttttcaacaCCGTCGTAACTaagaatggtcactaaacaaggctaaaattaaaaattttatattttaaaaaatgacacctTCCTAATCTTAAAGTCAAGGGGATGTTTTAGTGATGGGAAATCCCACATAGCCAGATGTCTTTCATATTCTAAAGATATCCACAGCGggtagggggtcaaaaaagtcaagatgctggccaTGATGCAATTAAGCCCCAACTATGATATTTTGATTGCCCTGCTGGTTACCTTAGCTTTTTAGACTTCACTTCCATGTACAATATTTCCATCACCTTCATGGTCTTCCTATTAATTGTACTCTTCAAATCAAATCATTATTACGGTCAaggaccagcataaggagggtgggctACTTCCATGTCCTCATATGgggtcctttttatgatgccccaagacgtgctttgatctccccaaccttttctaaatttgagggtcatcctgatagattttacatttatttctttttaagggatgctgactctacacttacacaccaggtggccaaatatttttatctagttatacaattgcacaaaacttttaattagatatatagtttccctgttttattgttttcctttttcctgacaatgaataggtggattaaactattttcttttattgaaaaggctggtcaaagaccataataaagatactCATTCATGTATTGGAGGGCGGGCTACaatcagttaaaagcatagaaaatacattaaagtctaaagaataatataaaagctacacacacagacacacacacacacacagtgtgtgtgtgtgtaaaagaaagCAATCTAAAAGAAgcggtaggagcattagatgggtgtaagGGAACATAAAGATTAGAATGTCTATCAGTACAGAACACTAGATCAatgaattagatgctcattaaaactattttatggcactttttaaaaaattgtatggcatagcagttcggtgttcatgctgctttttcttgctgggaaatccttgtgaggtccagcagtcagatgtgcagactatttagccatgacaagtcacattgctaAGGTTGTCTTCACTGGAACAGTTGTAAATTTTGTCATGTACAGTTTTTGTGGTAGTCTATCACTACAAAAAAGAGCCAGTTGTGGTgaaggctaggaaccaggagaccgtgagttctactcccgccttaggcacaaaaccagctgggtgaccttgggccagtctccctctttcagccctaggaacaaggcggcaaaggcaaaccacttctgaaatcttgccagaacTGGCAGTcacaggaatcaagactgactccaaggtgcacatgcgcacacacaaacacacccataaaaaaataatatacacaCAGACTGCAGATAACAactgttttttcctcttctgatttGGAGGGCATCAAGTGCAAGATGGCAACAAAACACACCGTGGTGGGGAAAAAAGGTGTGTGTCTGAACACCCCAGTTCTGAACGTTAAATTTCCAGCAGATTCAAGGAGGTTACTTTTATTCATTAGGCGAAAAGAAACATCCTACCTGAGCTGCAGCCCTCAGGCCAGACACAGGCTTCATCAGGTCTGTAAGAAACCAAACGACAAAACTTGCCCAACTTGGTTTTAATTTGCTTTGTGTTCCTGAATGTGTGTGTTGCAGCTCACCAACGGGTTCAGTTCATTAATGGTTCCATGTCCTGAATGTACCCCAAATGTACTCTACGTAGACCCTAATTTAGTAGTCAGGATAAGATGCTACGTGAACACGGCCATAGGCTCTGTGTTTGTATCGTTTTGATGGTGTGGAAGCATTTCTGTATCTATCGGTGTGCACTGTGTTCATGCACAGGAGAAACAGAATGCAGGATTCTATCTTCCATCGATTTTGCAGTGTTCAAAAACTCCCAATCTTTTCCCTTTTCCATCCCCCAAGGATCCCATAATGGAAACGGATGGTTCTGATCCATAGCACAATATGTTGGGCTGCTCAATATGTTCGACAATTTTCTTGGAGTTGTatcctgtagagcagtgtttctcaacctcagcaactcttaagatgtgtggacttccactctcagaattccccagccagcatgctggctggggaattctgggagtggaagtccacacatcttagcgttgctgaggttgagaaacactgctgtagagaaagATCCCCAAGCAGGGTATGAACTGTCTTTTGGGGAAATTTTTCCAGCGTTCCTGATCACCGAGGAACCACTAATACGTTGGTGAGAATCCCAAGTGGTCTGCATGCAAAGGACCAGCTAATACAACTTGCAGGTAGAtttctccccaccaccccctGTGTAAAATACAGGGCTCCCCAAACACGGAAGCTGATTTAAATCTTTAATTTCAACGATGGATCGGTGTTCCAAAAAAACCAGCACAGTCTCCCCAACAGAAATTTCCAGAGATAGAAATACACAATTTCCTGAGAGGTGACAGTGCAAATATGGTCAACAGTGGCCTCAGGCAGCAGTCAAAGCTTCCCCCTTGAAATGAGAAGGGCTCTAGCAGAAACAGGAACAGTTTTTCGTTTGCCTGTCCAGAGTCAAAAAGTCTCCAAGCCATCTCAAGAAGAGATCTTCCCTTGAAAGAGGTCTACGTACTTTGGGGCAGTCCTTTTAAAAGCCAAATCCTGCCTTGGATGTGAATTAACCTTTTGGATGTGAATTAACTGAGCCTTTGCCATAGCTACAGAAGCAGTTCCATCAGAGGATAGACAACCTTCTTCGGGAAGATCAGAGGTTCTCCAGCCAATGCCAAATACCAAGATTCATAAGGTCCATCCTCATCGCCATGGGATCTCAGCAGCTGCAGGAATCCATCAAAGCTGGTGGGAATGGCAAGCATACATTGCATGGGCTGGTGGGCTCAACAATGACATGAAACAGAAGACCAACATTCAAACTCAAAGAATTCAGACCTCAATGGAAGAAAATCTGACTGGCCAGCAAGAAAACAGACCAGCTTCCTTAATTCTTCTCAGGCCGGTTCCGGTTGAGAACAGCTTTGGGGGCAAATTCCAGCTTGTCCTTGAGGCTGACCACTTGGGTAAGATCCTTCCCAACACTCTCTTGAAGCTTGCGGTCCTCGCGTCTTTCTGAAATGCTCTTCTCGTCCTCAGGTGTCTGTGGAGGTGGCTTGCCCCGGATGAACCACTCAAGATGGTAGCCCACCACCCCAACCACGAAGGCTACAGGGAACGTAACGTAAGGAGCATAGGTTCGCACACTCGCCCAGAAGATGGGCCACATGACTCCAGCAGGTTCTGCAGAAGTGAAAGAACACACAGTTGAAGAACCAGCAAACCCTTTAAACCTACAGTCGCGTTCAAAGCACACTCACAAAACAGATTCCACAGGGAAACTCCGTATTCATCAGCTATGATTGGTCTGGCCAGATGCCCCAAAGCATCTGCTTAAAAGCCCACCCACTACCtcaagtatacaggtagtccttgcttaatgaccacaactggggccagaattttgattgctaagcaaggAGGTCATTACACAAATTTtacaattttacaaccttttctgcagtggtcattgagcaaatcactgtgagcattaagcaaaccacatggtagttaagagaatcacacagttccccactgattttgcttggcagaagccagcagggaaggtcaaaaatggctatCACGTGACCACGTGACgctacgatggtcataaatgtgaaccagttggcaagcacccaaatcatgatcacgtgaccacagggacgctgctaCAGTTCTAAGTGTTAGGATCGGTCATAAGTTGtattttcagcaccgtcgtaaatcCGAACCATCGCTACActaatggtcgttaagcaagcacTACCTGTACTCACTTCCAGCTTAGCTCTTCTGCACAACTGAACACATTGTGAACACTCTGGGCTGTGATCAaagaccatttttatttattgaagtgTATGCAAGAGGCTGAcagtttgctttgcttttcattcatttttaaagatttaaggTAAGGTGGAGAGGGAATCTGTGGTCACTAAGTGCAGTGTCCACTGTTACCTCTGTATCTGTCCCCCTACTTTGGCAGGAAGCCTGCATTTAAGACATTTCTGCAGGAGCACAATTTCAGCAAATGTTGGCTTTTAATGGACTCGGGCCAAGAGGccattctgaaagaaaaatggtaTTTATCTGCCAGGTGATTGAATTCCCCGGAGAGATGACAAAACAACAATGGAGTATGTGATAGTGCTTTAAAAGGCTAACACTAACTTTATTGGTCTTTAAGAAGCCACAGGGCTCTTGATCGGTTTTCCCTGGGTAACTACTTGAAATGTCATTTCGTCCCCTGGGCTCTTTCTTTGCAGACAGCCAAAAATCAAACGCACTTTATATAAGCAGAATTATCTCCTGCTTGGTTGGCTCCAAAGTCCTATTACAAACAAACACACCCAGTTCTCACTGTGGCCTCACACCCTGCTTGAGCAAGGCAGAGgctctgtcagccctttgaggtagaccaagctaggaaaccaaaattatgaatgctaatactacttttattaaagGTTactgcaacagaatcttgcaagtcttaatgcgctttccccctccctccctttatctccgtgagaactggggagggtctCATCTGAGATGCctactcaggttacagttctgccccggactcagattCCTCTTATCTGTCCCTTGTCTtggctgcagttcttcctcctgtgccTCAGGGTCATTCCTTCTGCCCGTTACACTCACCTAGGAGGCTAACTGCAGTTCAGCCACTACCTTCGGATGCCCCAGAAGCCGCCTGCTCTTGGTTGCTTGCCCAGGACTCCAAATATGCCTAAAATATGGTGGGGCTTATGAAGGACCTCCCCAGGGTTGGTTGACCCACAAGTCAAGATTCTGAAGGTGAAGATGAGATCCTTCTGATGCTTTGGACTTTTGCCCTTGAGAAGCTAGGAGCTGTTCTTGTCTCTGACTGGTACAGGAGGGGCTTGGCAGCTATCTCGGCAAACGTTACCTGTGCCCTTGGATGTGAGCACCCGAGATGTAACCAGTACTACCCCAAAGATGTGAAGGCTGCCATTGAAGGAGCAGACGTTGTGGTTGTGTGCCTTGGGACAGGTAAGAGATGTGCCTATTTCACACAAACCTAACTTCAATGTCAACAACATTCCAGCACTGACTTCAATGAAACGTACTTGAAGCCTTGTATTTGGTAAACAATGCAACACTTGTAAGTTTTACACTAGAAGAGTTATAGGTGTTGATGTTATAATATACGCTATGGTCCAAAATCAGAACCCCAATATTTTGTAGCTTATTTAACATCAAACGAGATTCATCTATAGGAAACTTTTTCTTCAACGATGTAGACAGAATTATTATCGGAAGTGAAGAGTAAAACATCTGCTTTGCATTTGGAATGGCCTACGTTCGATTCCTGGCATATCCCAGTGAGACCAGAAAGGACTGTGAGTTGTTACTGGTCAACATGGACAATACTGTTCTAGGTGAGACAGGGGTCTGGCTAGCACCACACAGCATCCTACATCTTTAAATAAAATCCTTCATTGAAAATAATCTTCCAGAAGCtagttaaaattaaatttcacTCATTCACTTGGGAATCATGGGCTGCACCCTCACAACACACTAGACTGGACTGAGCTGGGGTGAGGTACCTAACGGCTCCATGTGTTTTTATCTATTTCTTCCCTCCCTCGAAACGttacaattaacatttctttaaaatattaagttACATACTGTAGTATTATAAACTATATTATTATATTGCTATAGTGTaaaagacattatttttttaaaaaatctaacctATCACACAATAAATTCtatgcctaaaaaaaaaaagaagagagagagaaacatggaaatcaaagaaggaaaaaagaaagaaaattttaaaagctgaacTAGTTTTTTTAAAACCCCAAATTGCATCTAAATAGAaaagtaaaaacatttaaaaagaaaaaagttaatagGTGTTTAAAGCTTTGTAAccttctttcatttcatcattatAATTGAATTAAATCTAGATCATATTGATGGGGTTGTCTTTTTTCCCCAgttattcctttctttccttttttcttttttttttcctttgtgggaaaggaaaccacttctgaaaatgtgatGTGAATCAGGCCATCACATTAAGTTATTCTATGGTTGTTTGGACacacaggtggtccttgcttaacaacctcaattgggaccgaaatttcagttgctaagcaaagcggtcattaaacaaatctgacccgaatttacgaccttttttgcaggaatcattaagcgaatcactgtgggtgttaagtgaatgacatggttgttaagcaaatcctgtggttccccattgattttgcttgccagaagccagccaggaaggttgaaaatggcaatcatgtaaccacgggatgctgcgacaatcaaaaatgcgaactggttgccaagctcccaaatcacaatcacgtgactgcagggacactgtgacgttgtaagtgtgaggactagttgtaagtcggtttttcccagcaccatcgttaagtctgaactgtcactaaacgaatgcaAAAGCATGAGCTGATTCAGTAGAATATATACCTATCAGTCAAACTCCGGTGTCTTTtcagaagaaagacaaacaacAGCCAAAAAGAATTGCATTTTAAAACCTGCATTTTAAGCAGAAAGGCCTTTGCAAAAGCCATACCAGAAGTTCttcacttctatttttaaaacatcaagagGACTCCTGGAATGAACTAAGTGGCCTTCGCCAAGCTTTGGTTACAAAGATGGACCCAAATTTCAAGGAGGCCCTTCCCACAACTGCTTCCTTTCATCCCAAGAACCAAGGGCACTCAGATTTCTTGGAATTATCTCAGGGCCTGAAAAGGTTGTTTTGACAGCTATTAAGATCCCACACCATCCAGGGCTTTTCAAAGCAAGCACCTGCATCCTGTACTGTATTTGGAAATGTACCGGAAACCGACATTTCTATTTAAGGACAGCAAATTAGATTCCCAGCACATAATTCCAATGTGCAGTGAAGAGGACATATTCTTCACTGGTTGGAATTCTCAGACACAATAATGATTTATCTGTAAAGTTATCAGGGCGCAGGTAACTACAGGTAGGCCTCTTCTGTCCAGGAAGGGCAGCAATGTCACAACCTCTCTACACACGTCTTTTGAGGGCGCAAGCGAAGAGCAAGAACCACGTGGCGACCTTATCTAGGGCCTAGCAGTGGGATCACGGTGGAACCCGTCTTCTATTCTCTAATGTCTCTAACCCAGCAACATGGTTTCTGAGTCTGCTGAAGTGCCAATACTACTGTGTCTccagccagagagagagaggcacaGAATGACACCTGCTTGGAACAGCATCACGACAGTAGCGGACCTACCTGCAGATTGGATTATTATTTCTGGGCGCCCTAGATTCTGCGGTTAATTCTGATCAATGGCAGCTCTGTTTAGAAGGTGGCCAAGAACTTATAAGTCTCTGACTGAGAACAGACACATTTGGAACAACTTCCTTTGATTGGACCACATTGACTTGACCTTGACCTTGCTATGAATTCCTAGATGTCTTCCCCACCTGCTTTCAACAACCAGCCGGTTCAGCTACACCTCCTGCTCTATGTCAGGACTCTTTATGTCAGGAAATTCAAGTGAGAGGTCCAAACTCagaataaggaagaatttcctcaCAGTGAGAGCATCAACCAATGGATCAGCATGAACCCTGAAGTTATGGGTGCTCCATCAGTGGAAGtattcaagaaaagactggatagccatttgtctgggatggtatgaaggttcctgcactgggcaggccggaccagaagacctccaaggtccctttcaaccctaTGATCCTATGTCAAATCTAGGCACAAGACATTCAGGAGCTCTGTATTCCAGATGCTAATCATCCTCCTGTGGAAGACCTGAATTTAGGAGAAGACCTTCTGACCAAACTAGcaaacctgattttttttgtgTGGGAAACAGACCAATCCAATTCCAGTCACTTCCACAGTTGCACTGCCCACCAACTGTGCTTACACCTTGTTAGGATGCAGCTTCAGTGATTCGATTTTTGTTTGCAGGAGAGCGGTTGAGCCAGGAGTGGATGTCAGCAGATTTCTGAAGTGCTTTGGAGCTGACTTGGCCTGTTTCTGCATCTTAGAGTCACAAGTGAAAGAACATTCCTTTTACTGCAGCAGCATGAGATGTCTAAGAGGAATGGAGATGGGTACCTTCCAAACGTTGACGATACCTCACTCCAGATCCTGAGGTAACCTCATGCTGCCGTTTTGTGTCAACAGAGCATCAAAAAGCAAAGCACAGGAAGGGGGAGGAAGCCTGAAAGATGCTACAGCAGAAGAGAAATGGAGCTGAGCAAAAGTAGAGATTGTCTTCTGCTTAGGAACACGGCCATGAAAGTCTCAAGTTCTATGGAGTCCTCGGTGTTCTCaaagagcaccgaggactccacagttcaaccctgagctacatacattctcttctgttggagtcTCCAGTTCCCAGCCTCAAAGAACAGCAGCATCCCACACCAAGAGAACTGTCAAGGCCACGCTACTGCgactcacacacacaccaggacAGGACAGGCACTTGCTTCTAGCTTAACCTTTCCACCTTTGTATTCTActggagagagaaccaaacaaTGAAGTTGCACCTGAGGAAATACTACTGCAGTGGTGCGCAATGACACCAAGGAGATGCTCTTGAAAATGGAGTAGTTTCACATTTAGGGTGTCTAAACTCGCTCTTGCAAATAGGGAACCTCACATTTTTGCTTCCCAGCATCTGTATGAAATCTACCCTGAGACTGACTGGCGTGCTGATGTATCACCAGGGACAAGGTGCAGCACTACTAAGAAGGAGGGATGtagccttcctttctctttttgagaAATCACAGCCCACcctttggaccagtgtttctcaaccttggcaatttgaaaatctgtggacgtcaactcccagaattccccagccagccatgctggctggggaat
Encoded proteins:
- the SMIM12 gene encoding small integral membrane protein 12 — translated: MWPIFWASVRTYAPYVTFPVAFVVGVVGYHLEWFIRGKPPPQTPEDEKSISERREDRKLQESVGKDLTQVVSLKDKLEFAPKAVLNRNRPEKN